From the genome of Sphingobacterium sp. UGAL515B_05:
ATCCAGTTCCACCAGGAATGATCAACTTAAGCTGATTTTCACTACTTGAAGAAATAGCAACTTGCTTTCCATTTATAAAAACCTGATTTTCATCAAGTTCTTTACTAAATAATAGCCCATTTATTATCATTTCAGCCCCTTTTGGGCCACTCAAAGGAGAGACTGCGCCGATTTCAGGCTTGCCTACAACCGTAAATTTCGGACCCGAAATCTTCTGTTCATTGATATTCACGGATAGAGGTCCGGTACTGACACCAGCTGGAGCCACTACGACAATTTTTTCAGGACTAGACTCCAATACGACCGCGATCTTTCCATTGAAATCAACGATATTCCCCGAATTGACTTTTTCGAAGCCTTCACCCATTAGGGTAACTTTGGTTCCCGCCCCACCTGTTAATGGTTTAATACTGCGGACGACCTGATAAGTAAAATTCTGTCCTTGCGACTTTTTACCATCCACACGAACTTCTACAGCACCATACCCCGCATCTTCGGGAATTTCTGCAACGATTAATTTATCTGTAACACTCACAACCAAAGCTTTTTTGCCATTAACATAGACTTCTGCAGGTTTATCTGTACTACCAAAGCCCTCCCCATCAATCCGTAGTTGGGTGCCGCCTGTACCATTTGTCGGAAAAATTTTTGAGACTGAAAGATCTTGATAGGTATACGTACCAACATCAAAACTATTACTTCCATACTTCAAGACAATTCCGCCACTTTTGTCACCTTTTGGCACACGTAAAACAACCGATGTTGGAGTAGCGCTTATCACCTCTGCCGAACTCCCTGCAACTGTTGCAGAAAATTCTGTAATTGCCCCGCTGAAGCCTTGTCCTTCAATCGTAACTAGTGTGCCAGCTTTACCAGAATTAGGGTAATAACTATCCACTTTAGCCGGAATTTTATCGACCAATTCTTCCTTTTTACTGCAACCGATCGTCGCAATAGCCATCCATATAGATATGATGACTAGATTAATTGTATTTTTCATTGGAATAAATTCTTATAACTATATATCCGCTATCCTTTTAGGTTTTTCCCAAATGACCAAACTAGAATGTATATCGAACCCCACCTTGTATTTGTGCTCTTGAGTTAAAATAATCGATGCTATAAGGCTGCCCAGGATCACTAAAGGTAAATACGGGCCAGCTATCAGCATTTTGCCTCGGCGGAAATAATGATGGGGTAAGGCCCACACTACTCGTCGAATTAAATGTATTGGGCGAAAAATATTGAATACCCCATTTCTTGGAGATTAGATTAGTCAAGTTCATAACATCCACCGAAAATGTTATAAATTGTTTCTTTGACTTCTGAAGAAAGAGATCATGTGCAATTCGAAGATCTGCCTGTACATTCCATGGTGTACGTCCCATATTACGCGCTGTAAAATCACCCCTACGGGAGCTCAGATAATCATTACCATCAATGAACCGATTAAAAGCATCTGCTTGCTGCTGAGCAGAAAGACCATTTGCAAGATCTTTAAAGTAATGAATTGTTTCCGTCTGTCTTGGAATATAAACCAAACTTACTTGTTGTGGCAAGCCTTGTATGCTGTTATTGACGATACCATAGGTAAATGGACTTCCAGATTGCGCACTGACATACAAGGTAAAATTCGTACGTCCTGCATTACGCCAAGTTTGTTCGTAATTTACACTCGAAACGATACGGTGACGGATATCGAAATTGCTGTAAGCTAACTTTGGATTATTAGGGACAAGTGACTGATTCAGTTGCCAGTTACTTTCCATAGAATTACGTACGCCATTACTTAAATCCTTTGATTCTCCATAGGTATAGCTCAGTGTGGCATTCAATTTTTCTTTGATCGTTTTCCCAATGGTCCCTGTTATACTGTAGCGGTAGCCTTGATTGGTATTACTCAGAAGATATACATTCGAGAAACGATTATCCACAGTACCGCTATAAACAGGTTGTTGTTTATTGAGGTCATACCCATACCATAATGGGTTATCCTTGTTGTTCAGCTGCTGAAATAGAACATCTTTAATATTCTTTGTATAAATACCTTCAACCGTAAATTTCCAGCTTTCCACCTTGTAATCTATACCCAAGCTGGACCGCAACACCTGTGGCAGCACAAAATTGTTATCGACCAGATCAACCTGCGTTTTTCCGGTACTTGGATCATTTATGACAGCGCCATTCTGCGCTATAAACTCACCTATTCCATTCGGACTTGGCTTTATAGGGTCAGACCCAGGTGCAAATGGTTTCTGGTCTGCTTTTTGATCGAAAGCACCATAACTGTTACCCGTATTATAGTATGCATAAGCCAACCAGGCAAACGGTATACGTCCTGTAAACAAACCGGCGCCACCCCGGACAGTCAATTGCTTATTGTCCATTGCCTCCCATCGAAAGCCAATTCTCGGAGACAACTGTATTCTATTTAGAAACTCATTTCTTAACCGATTTGGTGGCGTATAGGTGTAGGTTGTGCCAAAAGTGGGGTCAGACCACATGTCATTGACTTTATCACTTCGTGTCGGCATTGTTGGCAATGCTGCCAAATCCGCACGGAGTCCAGGTATGATTTGGAAACGATCATTTATACGGATTTCATCCTGAATGTAGAGACTATACATACCAACAGAGAAGTTAGCCGCGGGATGATCCAAAATGTAAGAACGTGAATTATCCTTATAGTTGTAACTTCCTCTTACGCGATACGGAACATTCGCGACGAAATCCGCAATACTATTGTAATCAACCCGACCATTCCAACTGTTAACAAACCCATACCGAATGCGATAAAGCTCATTATGTGTTCCAAATAACAATTTATGCCTACCTTTTGTCCAATTTAGATTGGCCGTAATCTCCCAGGTACCTTGGCGCATATTAAATATACTAGCTTCACGATCAGTTCCAAGATAAATTGTTGTGCCCGGTGTACGCCCCTGTATCTGTACCTGAGGTAAGGAAGGATCACTCAAAGGGTCACGCCGATCATTTACCTGTGTATATCCCAACACAATATTGGAAGAAAGATTATTACTGAATCTACTTTTCAATTCTGCAACGGTACTTGTTTGGTTGTTCTCTTGTTCAAAGGCCATACTACTGAACCGAAAATCCTGTTGATCCCGATCCATATGAGTTGCTTTACTAAAGATTGTATTGTTACGGATTGCCAACTGATGTTTGGCATTTATATTCCAGTCTAAACGATTGAAAAACTTGGTTGACCGGGACCAATTTGTATAATTACCTGCGGTTCCAATATTAAAAATATCACCATAGCGAGAACGAGCGGCTTCGGCTATTGCTTCTACATCTCGTTGCTCCAGAATATGAGCTGTTTCGATAGTTCCAACACGCAACTGCGTAGGATCTTGGCGCCTGGTAAACTCCTCATTACTGAAAAAGAATAATTTATCTTTTATTAAAGGAAATCCTATTCGGAAACCTGTTTGATAATCATAAAAATCTCTATTCATTTTCCCCAAAGTTCCCACACGGTCCTTACCCGTTAACGCGGCATTCCGTCCATAGGCGTAAACCGAACCTTCAACTTGGTTTGTACCACTTCGAGTGACAGCATTGACCGAGCCGCCTGTAAAATTTCCGATCTTGACATCGTAGGGAGCCAAATATACTTGCATATCCTGAATGGCATCTATTGATATGGTGTTTGTTCTTGTACTGCTCCCCGCCATTCCTGAGGTCCCCGTTTGTCCGCCAAGAGAGGGGCTAAAACCTATTGCATCATTATTGATGGCACCGTCTATCGTGACATTATTATACCTAAAGTTTGTACCACCGAAACTATTATCGCGACTTCCTTGAGGTGTAAGCCGGGTTACATCGGTAATCGAACGGTTGACTGTAGGCATATTCCTGACTTGCTCACCACTGAAATGATTTCCGGTCCCTACTGTCCCTGCCCTTGTATCAGCTCTTCGGCCAGTCACAACAACCTCACTAAGTGTTTCATTACGCTGTTGCATAATAAAATCAGTCTGCAAGGTTTCTCCCAAACGCACAAATATATTTTCTTTACGTTCTGTTTGTAATCCAATGCTACTTACATCAACTGTATATGGACCGCCAATACGAATATTATTTAAAGTAAAACGTCCATCTTTATCGGTCGATTGCACATAACGGGTTCCCGTTGGTGTGTGTATCACAGTAACGGTCGCCTTCTCCACAAGAGTTCCACTGCTACTTTGCACCTTTCCGTTAATTGTACCCGAAGTTTCCTGCGCAAAAGAATTGATTGCTTGCAAAAGAAATAAAAAGAGTAAAATTAGCTTTAGTATTGACATTATAGGATAGAAAGTCATGGTTGATCTTCCTATGCATATACTGTCATATTGATATCTATTCATTGCTATGTTTCATTAATTCGTTAGATAAATCTTCTTATTACTGTGTTAGCCGTAGACCCTGATCAACAATATGTAGTACCCCATCTCCGGTAAGGATATCCTGTTTCTGTAATAAGACATCAGTTGTATTTCCCAAACCCCGAAGTGTTATACCGCTAAAAGAGCCCGGAGAACTGGTATTTGGAACCAACTTAATGTCTACACTGTTACCATCTAGCATGGTTTGCTTAGACATATTTGTATTACCCGTACTCAAGATATAGTCATACACAAAACGACGGTCATGGAGAATATGATAGCGGACTAATTTTTTCAGATCGTCTAAATTGGCTAGCTCCACATCCTGCACGGATTGAAATCCCAGCAGAGTCATTGCAGCATTATTTGGTGCAAAAACTGTATAGGCTCCCTGATTTGTCTTATCGGATAAAATGCCGGTCCTTTTTATAGCACGAGCAAATATGCTGATACTCGCATCTGCGTTGATAGCATCGACAATCTTATCATGTACATAAGGAGTCATAACGCGGTCGAGCACTTGAATCAGTCCATTAGATGCAGGCAAATTTTGTGTCAATATACGTGCTCCATTCAATGTCAGTACTGTATCAGCTCCTTTTACCCAATGTGTGGCATAGACCTTACCGCGACGTGTTTTCAATTCCTGATTGAACAGAAAAGGAAGCTTATCTAGCTCATATTTCCCATCCAGTATATGATAATTAGCGATATTAGAAACTATTGCTGCGCGTTCAGACAGCATGCTCACTACAGTTGGATAACCCGCCTTTCCAAAGGCATTGTCGGATGGAGCAAGCAAAGTATAGGGACCTTCGCCCTTTTGCAGCTCTTTATCCATGTTACTGACACGTAATGCAGCATTAAATACCGATAAATTAAAATTATCGGCAACGACCAAGTTGACCTTATTATTGTCAAAATTCGTCGTGTTTTCTTCCTTTTTACAAGCAAATAATAGATTGATCGTCAGCAAAAATAGGCTACACTTGCTATAACTAAAATTATGTCGTCTCATCTTTTATTTAAGTTTAAATCCTTTTGGAAGCAGTAGGTTATCAACAACGTGGATCGGCCCATTGACCGTATTGATATCTGTCTCAATAATATTGATCGGTGCTTGCTCAGCTTCTTTGATTTTCATTTGGATCTGGTTTCCATTTTTAGAAAAAGCTAACGGCATTTTATAAGCGTATTGAACCTGACTATTTCCCCCTATATTCACATAGTAATCGTTTAACAAGGCAGGATCCAGATCATTACTATAAAAGACGGTATTATTAGATAGCGCTATGCCATAAGCAGGATCCTCAGTTGCAAACACTCTGCCCCAATTGCGATGAAAACTGAATAAAGTATCTGTCGGATATGCTCCACGTGGTTCAAAATACATGTCGTCGTATCTTACATCTCCCCTTTTAGCATTAAAAGCCAAAATATCGGCCACGCTTTTAAAGCCTGCTTTTCGAAAGGCATCATCTGTTGGTGCAAAGGTGGCTGTCAGGTTAATATTAGGTATCTCATTGTAAAATGGATCCCTATCTATATCCCAGCCTCGTTGATAGGGAACTCTGGCCTCTGGATAATAGCTCAAAAATTCCTCTTTACTCATACGATATCCCCATAGAGGTTCAATATCATCCAACATTTTTTCATAAAACATTTCCTCGGACAAACGTTGGGATTCCACAAAAAAAGTAAACCTTCCGTCGGCTATTAGCGCCTCCAATATGGTCATAGTAGGCTTTTCGATCACTTTTTCCAACATATAGATACCGCCATTTGTCGCGGGCTCATAAGCTAATTTTCCTTTAGACTTACCATTGACTAGCAAATCGCCATCTTTCACAGCCAGATAATGACGATAAGCATAGATGTCGTAACGTCTGCCAACTGGCTCGGTATTATCATAAAAAGGTACTCGATAATTTTGATTTTTTAACATCGAGCGAACCATGAGACTATATTTACCAAGTTTAATTTGGTTAAGATCTCCTAAAAAACTGTAAAATTGGACGAAATCGGCAGCTTCCTCAGTAGTCATTTTTTGAACAGTCTCTAGTGTTATTCCAACTTGCTTCAACGCATTATCGGCTGGCACCAGTACGGTCACTTTTGTATTGACTCCAGCAGCCTTGATCAGTGCTACAATGTTACTTTTCTGCCATGCTGCTAAAAAAACTTTTGCTTCGTTATGCGTTGTCAATAGTTGCGTAACATCCTGTGAAGCTTCGTTTTTATAGGGAACTTCCTCCCCCACAAGCTCCGGCATGAACTCAGTTTTTTGGCAAGATAGCAGTACAGACACAGCAGTAGTACATAACAACAGCATATACCAAACGGCATTTATTGATTTATTTTTCATCTTTTCCTTTTTTTATCGCTTGATCTGGGTTCACCAGCCCTTGATCTAAATCATGTACCAGACCATTACTACACAAATAGTCCATTTTAGCGCCGACAGCATAAGTTACATCAGCGAGTATAATCGAATAGAAAGTATCATTGTCCCGAAGTCTCATATTATAACTCAATTTCCAGGTCGGATAGACTTCATTGGCAAAATATTCCATATAATGTACTTT
Proteins encoded in this window:
- a CDS encoding carboxypeptidase regulatory-like domain-containing protein yields the protein MSILKLILLFLFLLQAINSFAQETSGTINGKVQSSSGTLVEKATVTVIHTPTGTRYVQSTDKDGRFTLNNIRIGGPYTVDVSSIGLQTERKENIFVRLGETLQTDFIMQQRNETLSEVVVTGRRADTRAGTVGTGNHFSGEQVRNMPTVNRSITDVTRLTPQGSRDNSFGGTNFRYNNVTIDGAINNDAIGFSPSLGGQTGTSGMAGSSTRTNTISIDAIQDMQVYLAPYDVKIGNFTGGSVNAVTRSGTNQVEGSVYAYGRNAALTGKDRVGTLGKMNRDFYDYQTGFRIGFPLIKDKLFFFSNEEFTRRQDPTQLRVGTIETAHILEQRDVEAIAEAARSRYGDIFNIGTAGNYTNWSRSTKFFNRLDWNINAKHQLAIRNNTIFSKATHMDRDQQDFRFSSMAFEQENNQTSTVAELKSRFSNNLSSNIVLGYTQVNDRRDPLSDPSLPQVQIQGRTPGTTIYLGTDREASIFNMRQGTWEITANLNWTKGRHKLLFGTHNELYRIRYGFVNSWNGRVDYNSIADFVANVPYRVRGSYNYKDNSRSYILDHPAANFSVGMYSLYIQDEIRINDRFQIIPGLRADLAALPTMPTRSDKVNDMWSDPTFGTTYTYTPPNRLRNEFLNRIQLSPRIGFRWEAMDNKQLTVRGGAGLFTGRIPFAWLAYAYYNTGNSYGAFDQKADQKPFAPGSDPIKPSPNGIGEFIAQNGAVINDPSTGKTQVDLVDNNFVLPQVLRSSLGIDYKVESWKFTVEGIYTKNIKDVLFQQLNNKDNPLWYGYDLNKQQPVYSGTVDNRFSNVYLLSNTNQGYRYSITGTIGKTIKEKLNATLSYTYGESKDLSNGVRNSMESNWQLNQSLVPNNPKLAYSNFDIRHRIVSSVNYEQTWRNAGRTNFTLYVSAQSGSPFTYGIVNNSIQGLPQQVSLVYIPRQTETIHYFKDLANGLSAQQQADAFNRFIDGNDYLSSRRGDFTARNMGRTPWNVQADLRIAHDLFLQKSKKQFITFSVDVMNLTNLISKKWGIQYFSPNTFNSTSSVGLTPSLFPPRQNADSWPVFTFSDPGQPYSIDYFNSRAQIQGGVRYTF
- a CDS encoding fasciclin domain-containing protein; the protein is MRRHNFSYSKCSLFLLTINLLFACKKEENTTNFDNNKVNLVVADNFNLSVFNAALRVSNMDKELQKGEGPYTLLAPSDNAFGKAGYPTVVSMLSERAAIVSNIANYHILDGKYELDKLPFLFNQELKTRRGKVYATHWVKGADTVLTLNGARILTQNLPASNGLIQVLDRVMTPYVHDKIVDAINADASISIFARAIKRTGILSDKTNQGAYTVFAPNNAAMTLLGFQSVQDVELANLDDLKKLVRYHILHDRRFVYDYILSTGNTNMSKQTMLDGNSVDIKLVPNTSSPGSFSGITLRGLGNTTDVLLQKQDILTGDGVLHIVDQGLRLTQ
- a CDS encoding fasciclin domain-containing protein, which translates into the protein MKNKSINAVWYMLLLCTTAVSVLLSCQKTEFMPELVGEEVPYKNEASQDVTQLLTTHNEAKVFLAAWQKSNIVALIKAAGVNTKVTVLVPADNALKQVGITLETVQKMTTEEAADFVQFYSFLGDLNQIKLGKYSLMVRSMLKNQNYRVPFYDNTEPVGRRYDIYAYRHYLAVKDGDLLVNGKSKGKLAYEPATNGGIYMLEKVIEKPTMTILEALIADGRFTFFVESQRLSEEMFYEKMLDDIEPLWGYRMSKEEFLSYYPEARVPYQRGWDIDRDPFYNEIPNINLTATFAPTDDAFRKAGFKSVADILAFNAKRGDVRYDDMYFEPRGAYPTDTLFSFHRNWGRVFATEDPAYGIALSNNTVFYSNDLDPALLNDYYVNIGGNSQVQYAYKMPLAFSKNGNQIQMKIKEAEQAPINIIETDINTVNGPIHVVDNLLLPKGFKLK